The following proteins are co-located in the Haloarcula marismortui ATCC 43049 genome:
- a CDS encoding DUF429 domain-containing protein, with protein sequence MAEPLYVGVDRSDESWVAVAFTGDGFDHTSVFDSIGACWAAYEERARRILVGVPIGLVESGEPDRRCDELARSVLGERSTTVRTPPVREATRKQRYSTANRVHKRKTGHELSERAFARSDSLARVDELLQELPEAAAAIRESHPEVCFRALGGEPLTHPKHTAGGYAERMRILAHYDRDAAPTVQKAAEATGGTAVAVDDVLDAVALAYTAQPGDGELYTLPPEPPRDATGLPMEIVYRAASPLMT encoded by the coding sequence ATGGCGGAACCGTTGTACGTCGGCGTCGATCGAAGCGACGAGTCCTGGGTCGCTGTGGCGTTCACCGGCGACGGCTTCGACCACACGTCCGTGTTCGATAGTATCGGCGCGTGCTGGGCAGCTTACGAGGAGCGCGCCCGCCGGATTCTGGTCGGGGTGCCGATCGGACTTGTCGAATCCGGCGAGCCGGACCGCCGGTGTGATGAACTCGCTCGGTCAGTCCTTGGTGAGCGAAGCACGACGGTCCGCACGCCGCCAGTACGAGAAGCGACCCGGAAACAGCGATACTCGACGGCCAATCGCGTCCACAAGCGCAAGACTGGACACGAACTCTCCGAGCGGGCGTTCGCACGGAGCGACAGCCTCGCCAGAGTCGACGAACTCCTGCAGGAACTGCCCGAGGCCGCCGCTGCCATTCGGGAGTCTCATCCGGAAGTCTGCTTCCGAGCACTTGGCGGCGAGCCGCTCACTCACCCGAAGCACACTGCCGGAGGGTACGCTGAGCGGATGCGGATTCTCGCGCATTACGACCGTGACGCAGCCCCGACAGTCCAGAAAGCCGCCGAAGCGACCGGTGGCACAGCGGTGGCCGTCGACGACGTGCTGGACGCCGTCGCTCTCGCGTACACAGCACAGCCGGGTGATGGAGAACTGTACACGCTCCCGCCCGAGCCGCCGCGAGATGCGACGGGGCTGCCGATGGAAATCGTCTATCGGGCAGCGTCGCCACTGATGACGTAG
- a CDS encoding nucleotidyltransferase family protein, with translation MDGVVLAAGEGTRMRPLTADKPKGLVEVAGKPLLTHCFETLRSVGGDRLVVVIGYRADDILSHYGDQYRGTPIAYVRQDEQLGLAHALEQARSAVDGTFVVLNGDNVCRANLSDAIARHRETDASATLLVESVSRAEARSTGVVTTDSEGRVTGLVEKPSDPPSTLVTRGFFVFEPAIGHACVLTRPSERGEYELPDAIDLLLSAGHRVEAVELDGWCHNVNEPGDIDAVEDRLA, from the coding sequence ATGGACGGCGTCGTGCTCGCTGCCGGCGAAGGGACGCGGATGCGACCGCTCACTGCAGACAAGCCGAAGGGACTGGTCGAGGTGGCCGGAAAGCCGCTGCTGACACACTGCTTCGAGACGCTACGGTCAGTCGGCGGCGACCGGCTGGTCGTCGTTATCGGCTACCGCGCCGACGACATCCTGTCTCACTACGGCGACCAGTACCGAGGCACGCCGATAGCGTACGTCCGGCAGGACGAGCAACTGGGGCTTGCCCATGCGCTCGAACAGGCCAGATCCGCCGTCGACGGAACCTTCGTCGTGCTGAACGGCGACAACGTCTGCCGGGCGAACCTGAGCGACGCGATTGCCCGTCACCGCGAGACTGACGCCAGCGCGACGCTACTCGTCGAGAGCGTGTCGCGGGCGGAAGCCAGGTCGACCGGTGTCGTCACGACAGACAGCGAGGGCCGGGTGACCGGCCTCGTCGAAAAGCCATCGGACCCGCCGTCGACACTGGTCACGCGGGGCTTCTTTGTCTTCGAACCGGCTATCGGCCACGCCTGCGTGCTGACGCGACCTTCCGAACGCGGCGAGTACGAACTCCCCGACGCAATCGACCTGTTGCTGAGTGCCGGTCACCGCGTCGAGGCGGTC